From Nonlabens sp. Ci31, the proteins below share one genomic window:
- a CDS encoding polyphosphate kinase 2 family protein — translation MTSDDYKATEQLQLSKLATLLKKSPSKKKAEKELDKVRRDLAHFQARLYAHDRHAILVCFQGMDTSGKDSLIREVFKDFNVRGVVQHSFKVPTNIELSQGYLWRHYIALPSKGHFGIFNRTHYENVLVTRVHPDYLMAENLPGFDSPEKATEDFWQMRYQQINNFEKELVENGTFIFKFFLHLSKEEQKSRLLRRLNTPEKNWKFSKDDLKERKLWENYMHCYEQAIRHTNTDIAPWHIIPADDKPVARLLVAKILLETLSQFKEIQAPQLNDEVSGNINEYIKALENE, via the coding sequence ATGACATCAGATGATTATAAAGCAACAGAGCAGCTTCAACTTTCAAAGCTAGCCACACTCTTAAAAAAATCTCCTTCAAAAAAAAAGGCTGAAAAGGAACTCGATAAAGTAAGAAGAGATCTGGCTCATTTTCAAGCGAGGTTGTATGCACATGACCGTCATGCCATTTTGGTTTGTTTTCAAGGAATGGATACCTCAGGTAAAGACAGTCTGATACGCGAGGTATTTAAAGACTTTAATGTAAGAGGTGTTGTACAGCACAGTTTTAAAGTGCCTACAAATATCGAATTATCACAAGGTTATTTATGGAGGCATTATATCGCATTACCGTCTAAGGGTCATTTTGGTATTTTTAACCGGACACATTACGAGAATGTGCTGGTTACCAGAGTCCATCCAGATTACTTAATGGCTGAAAATCTTCCAGGATTTGATAGCCCCGAAAAGGCGACAGAAGACTTTTGGCAAATGCGTTACCAACAGATCAATAACTTTGAGAAAGAGCTTGTTGAAAACGGAACTTTTATTTTTAAATTTTTTCTCCATCTCAGTAAAGAAGAGCAAAAAAGCAGGCTGTTAAGAAGGTTAAATACGCCAGAGAAGAATTGGAAATTCTCAAAAGATGATCTTAAGGAGCGTAAATTATGGGAAAACTATATGCATTGCTATGAACAAGCTATACGCCACACAAATACAGATATCGCTCCATGGCATATCATCCCAGCCGACGATAAGCCTGTGGCAAGACTTTTAGTAGCAAAAATACTTTTGGAGACCTTGTCCCAGTTTAAGGAAATACAAGCACCTCAATTAAATGATGAAGTATCTGGAAATATTAATGAATACATAAAAGCTTTAGAAAATGAATAA
- a CDS encoding M20/M25/M40 family metallo-hydrolase → MNKIYIIGLLVLIGSAFAKAQVLPTSKSDSLMLRSIYDFNLTESKSYEWLDYLSNTIGGRLSGSLQAERAVTYTEKEIKKFTNRTELQSVLVPKWTRGTPEFAYIQLNDLSTINVNVCALGGSIPTREAGIKAPVIEVTSLQELSELGREQVEGKIVFYNRPMDPKKIQTFEAYGGCVDQRYSGAEEAGKYGAVAVIVRSMNLRLDDYPHTGAMSYGDSDVENYIPAAAISTNDAEKLHTYLALDKNVQFYLKQDCTVWGDVESHNVIGEIKGSTYPNEVIIVGGHLDSWDLGDGSHDDGAGVVQSMQVLHTLKALGYKPLRTIRVVLFMNEENGLKGAREYAKQAALKNENHIFALESDSGGFTPRGFSFDTSEDQMKVIESWKPLFKPYLIHYFEQGGSGADVGPLKASGTTLAGLRPDSQRYFDFHHAANDTFDAVNKRELELGAATMTSLIYLFDQYGIVNKRMD, encoded by the coding sequence ATGAATAAAATATACATCATAGGATTACTTGTTTTAATAGGTTCCGCTTTCGCGAAAGCGCAAGTCCTACCAACATCAAAGTCAGATTCACTTATGCTGAGAAGCATTTATGACTTCAACCTTACAGAATCTAAAAGTTATGAGTGGCTCGATTATTTATCTAACACCATAGGAGGAAGGTTATCGGGATCCCTACAAGCCGAACGAGCAGTAACTTATACCGAAAAGGAAATCAAAAAATTTACTAATAGAACAGAATTGCAGTCGGTACTAGTTCCTAAATGGACAAGAGGTACACCAGAATTTGCCTATATACAACTGAATGATCTATCTACTATCAACGTTAATGTATGCGCTTTGGGGGGTTCCATCCCAACTAGAGAAGCTGGGATAAAAGCCCCAGTAATAGAGGTTACTTCTTTACAAGAGCTTTCTGAGTTAGGAAGAGAACAGGTAGAAGGTAAAATTGTTTTTTACAACCGGCCTATGGATCCTAAAAAGATTCAAACTTTTGAGGCTTATGGAGGTTGTGTGGATCAACGATACAGCGGTGCAGAAGAAGCAGGTAAATACGGTGCTGTTGCAGTAATAGTGAGATCTATGAATCTAAGACTAGACGATTATCCCCATACGGGCGCAATGAGCTATGGGGACTCCGACGTTGAGAATTATATTCCGGCAGCTGCGATCAGTACAAATGATGCAGAAAAGTTGCACACTTACCTAGCACTAGATAAGAATGTACAGTTTTATCTAAAACAAGACTGTACCGTATGGGGAGATGTAGAAAGCCATAACGTGATAGGCGAAATTAAAGGAAGTACCTATCCTAACGAAGTGATCATCGTAGGAGGTCATTTAGATTCATGGGATTTAGGTGACGGTAGTCATGATGACGGTGCTGGAGTGGTGCAGTCCATGCAAGTATTGCACACCTTGAAAGCATTAGGTTATAAACCACTACGTACGATACGAGTAGTTCTTTTTATGAATGAAGAAAATGGATTAAAGGGCGCCCGAGAATATGCAAAACAAGCGGCACTTAAAAATGAGAATCATATTTTTGCTTTGGAAAGCGACTCTGGAGGTTTTACGCCTAGAGGTTTCAGTTTTGACACTAGTGAGGATCAAATGAAAGTTATAGAATCTTGGAAGCCCTTATTCAAACCTTACTTGATACATTATTTCGAGCAGGGCGGCAGTGGAGCAGATGTAGGCCCATTAAAAGCCTCCGGTACAACCTTAGCAGGCTTACGACCAGACTCTCAAAGATATTTTGATTTTCATCATGCAGCAAACGATACTTTCGATGCTGTTAATAAGCGGGAGTTAGAATTAGGTGCTGCAACAATGACCAGTTTGATCTATCTTTTTGATCAATATGGAATAGTTAATAAAAGGATGGATTAG
- a CDS encoding MATE family efflux transporter has translation MALKDYTKEFPKNLHIAVPLMVGQIAHLLVALADNIMVGKLGAAQLAAVSLGNTLIFIALSVGIGFSFAITPLVAEADAQGDSDRVTSIFHLGFLMSFIMGVLLMLLMFLSEPILYMLDQPKEVVDLAIPYMRWVAFSLIPLMMFQAVKQFIDGLSKTTYSMIASIVANIINVLLNYVFIYGKFGFPRLEVEGAAIGTFVARILMFLILTVLLFFNKQFKSYFFLLKNYSFGVINKLFHLGLPTALQMLFEVSLFTAAIFLSGTLGTNSQAANQIALNLSALTFMVGVGLGVTATIRVGNQKGLGHISDLKRIAKSLFLLTLMFELVFAFCFLLFRNQLPLIYIDNIDVVELASKILIIAAFFQLSDGFQVVLLGALRGFQDVWIPTLICFIAYWIVGFPFSFILSSYYDFGVQGIWMGLLIALSLSAVLMFLRYRYLLRRFDAAAGKKIT, from the coding sequence ATGGCATTAAAAGATTACACTAAAGAATTTCCTAAAAACCTCCATATAGCGGTGCCTTTAATGGTAGGTCAAATTGCCCATTTATTAGTTGCATTAGCAGATAATATAATGGTAGGGAAGTTGGGTGCAGCACAGCTAGCTGCAGTATCACTAGGGAATACTTTGATTTTTATAGCCCTTTCTGTAGGAATAGGGTTTTCATTTGCTATAACACCTCTGGTGGCTGAGGCAGATGCTCAAGGAGATTCAGACAGAGTAACCTCTATTTTTCATTTAGGGTTTTTAATGTCGTTTATCATGGGTGTTTTGTTAATGCTTTTGATGTTCCTAAGTGAGCCCATACTTTACATGCTCGATCAACCTAAAGAGGTTGTTGATTTAGCTATTCCTTATATGAGGTGGGTAGCATTTTCCTTAATACCTTTAATGATGTTTCAGGCGGTGAAACAGTTTATAGACGGTCTTTCTAAAACTACCTATTCCATGATCGCTTCTATAGTAGCAAACATTATTAATGTATTGTTGAATTATGTTTTTATCTATGGGAAATTTGGATTTCCGAGATTAGAAGTAGAAGGGGCTGCTATTGGAACATTTGTGGCAAGGATATTAATGTTTTTAATCCTAACTGTTTTGCTTTTTTTCAACAAACAGTTTAAGAGTTATTTTTTCTTATTAAAGAATTATTCTTTTGGGGTAATAAATAAATTATTTCATCTGGGTCTTCCTACAGCGCTTCAAATGTTGTTTGAGGTTTCGCTATTTACGGCTGCCATTTTCTTATCTGGTACACTAGGCACCAATAGTCAAGCAGCAAATCAAATTGCGTTAAACTTATCTGCTTTGACATTTATGGTAGGAGTAGGCTTAGGGGTAACAGCTACTATTAGAGTAGGTAATCAAAAGGGACTTGGTCATATCTCAGACTTAAAGAGAATTGCAAAATCTCTATTTTTATTGACCTTGATGTTCGAATTAGTTTTTGCTTTTTGCTTTTTACTTTTTAGAAACCAATTACCTCTTATATATATAGATAATATAGATGTGGTTGAGTTAGCATCGAAGATTTTAATAATTGCAGCTTTCTTTCAGTTAAGTGATGGTTTTCAAGTGGTTTTATTAGGAGCTTTACGAGGCTTCCAAGATGTCTGGATCCCAACCCTTATTTGTTTTATAGCATATTGGATAGTTGGATTTCCATTTTCATTTATTTTGAGCAGCTATTATGACTTTGGAGTTCAAGGCATATGGATGGGATTATTAATCGCTTTATCACTTTCGGCTGTTTTGATGTTTTTGAGGTACAGGTATTTATTGAGACGTTTTGATGCAGCTGCGGGTAAGAAGATCACTTAG